The following are from one region of the Jatrophihabitans telluris genome:
- a CDS encoding GNAT family N-acetyltransferase — protein MSRGNVRVRPASPSDIAELIALSEDNGVTEHIGRRGRKGDTTTLADRYSLLLSDPDRLVLVAVEEEHDKLVGFSVLLEEQVGVLAPTSTMYISHLLVAPSYRRRGAGRALLTGAVRHAEDRDIDHVVVGVQAAARDANRYLARLGFAPLVVRRIASVSALRRSLGIADSIDRVALRRRRTVRGVLPNRVIGRGA, from the coding sequence GTGTCGCGAGGCAATGTGCGGGTGCGACCCGCTTCGCCATCCGATATCGCTGAACTGATCGCTCTCTCCGAGGACAACGGGGTTACCGAACACATCGGTCGCCGCGGTCGCAAGGGTGACACGACCACGCTGGCCGACCGGTACTCCCTGCTGCTGTCCGACCCTGACCGGCTGGTGCTGGTCGCGGTCGAGGAGGAGCACGACAAGCTCGTCGGGTTCTCGGTCTTGTTGGAGGAGCAGGTCGGCGTGCTCGCGCCGACTTCGACGATGTACATCTCGCACCTGCTGGTCGCACCGTCCTACCGCCGCCGCGGCGCCGGGCGGGCCCTGCTCACCGGTGCCGTACGGCACGCGGAGGACCGCGATATCGACCACGTGGTCGTCGGCGTCCAGGCGGCCGCGCGCGATGCCAACCGGTACCTCGCCCGGCTCGGCTTCGCACCGCTGGTCGTCCGGCGGATCGCGTCGGTCTCGGCGCTGCGACGCAGCCTGGGTATCGCCGACTCGATCGACCGCGTGGCGTTGCGGCGGCGGCGGACCGTTCGCGGCGTCCTGCCGAACCGGGTCATCGGCCGGGGCGCCTGA
- the pyk gene encoding pyruvate kinase, translated as MSRRAKIVCTLGPATDPPERMRALVEAGMDVARLNFSHGEHADHAGRYRLVRAAADAAGRNVATLADLQGPKIRIGRFADGPVEWATGERIRITVEDVEGTHDRVSTTYKQLADDVRPGDRLLVDDGNVALVAVAVENGTDVVCDVSEGGIVSNNKGLSLPGVAVSVPALSEKDIGDLEFALRLGVDWIALSFVRSPDDIKLVHEVMDRVGIRRPVIAKIEKPEAVEALTEIALAFDGVMVARGDLGVELPLEQVPMVQKRAVAICRDNAKPVIVATQMLESMISHSRPTRAEASDVANAVLDGADAVMLSGETSVGKYPVQTVATMSRIIRSVEENTVDVAALLHDPRTPGGVIAKAAKDIADSLGAKALVAFTQSGDTARRLARLHAHQTVLAFTPDEQVERQLALSWGVQAHRVWTVQTTDEMVRQVDSALVTQQVCRPDDLVVIVAGTPPATPGTTNTIRVHHIGGVLQRDR; from the coding sequence GTGAGCCGTCGAGCGAAGATCGTCTGCACCCTAGGGCCTGCCACCGATCCGCCGGAGCGAATGCGGGCCCTGGTCGAAGCGGGGATGGACGTCGCCCGCTTGAACTTCAGCCACGGCGAGCATGCCGACCACGCCGGCCGCTACCGGCTCGTGCGCGCGGCCGCCGACGCCGCCGGCCGCAACGTCGCGACACTGGCCGATCTGCAGGGACCGAAGATCCGCATCGGCCGCTTCGCCGACGGCCCGGTCGAGTGGGCGACCGGCGAGCGAATCCGGATCACCGTCGAGGACGTCGAAGGCACTCATGATCGGGTGTCCACGACGTACAAGCAGTTGGCCGACGACGTCCGTCCGGGCGATCGGCTGCTCGTCGACGACGGCAACGTCGCGCTCGTCGCGGTCGCGGTCGAGAACGGCACCGATGTGGTGTGCGACGTCAGCGAAGGCGGAATCGTCAGCAACAACAAGGGCTTGTCGCTTCCCGGTGTCGCGGTGAGTGTGCCCGCGCTCAGCGAGAAGGACATCGGCGACCTGGAGTTCGCCCTCAGGCTGGGCGTCGACTGGATCGCCCTGTCGTTCGTGCGCTCGCCCGACGACATCAAGCTCGTGCACGAGGTCATGGACCGGGTCGGTATCCGCCGCCCGGTCATCGCCAAGATCGAGAAGCCGGAAGCCGTCGAGGCACTGACCGAGATCGCGCTGGCCTTCGACGGCGTCATGGTCGCTCGCGGCGACCTCGGCGTGGAGCTGCCGCTGGAACAGGTGCCGATGGTGCAGAAGCGGGCCGTGGCGATCTGCCGCGACAACGCCAAACCCGTCATCGTCGCCACTCAGATGCTCGAGTCGATGATCAGCCACTCCCGTCCGACCCGGGCCGAGGCCTCCGATGTCGCCAACGCGGTGCTCGACGGTGCCGACGCGGTGATGTTGTCGGGGGAGACCAGCGTCGGGAAGTACCCGGTGCAGACGGTGGCCACGATGAGCCGGATCATCCGGTCGGTGGAGGAGAACACCGTCGATGTCGCCGCCCTGCTGCACGACCCCCGGACCCCGGGCGGCGTGATCGCCAAGGCGGCCAAGGACATCGCCGACTCGCTGGGAGCCAAAGCACTGGTCGCCTTCACCCAGAGTGGGGACACGGCCCGCCGCCTGGCGCGGCTGCACGCCCATCAGACCGTGCTGGCCTTCACACCGGACGAGCAGGTCGAACGGCAGCTGGCGTTGTCGTGGGGCGTTCAGGCGCACCGGGTGTGGACGGTGCAGACGACCGATGAGATGGTGCGCCAGGTCGACTCGGCCCTGGTCACCCAACAGGTATGTCGCCCGGACGACCTCGTGGTTATCGTCGCAGGAACACCACCCGCCACGCCCGGGACGACCAACACGATCCGGGTGCACCACATCGGAGGCGTCCTGCAACGTGACCGCTGA
- a CDS encoding branched-chain amino acid ABC transporter substrate-binding protein: protein MRTRSLAKIAVVGIAGVLALSACSNSKTNNGGLAGNSSGGSSAPAGGGTYTIAFEGPLSGDNQQLGINEVNAAELAIKQANAKGDLGFTLKLLKADDVGDPSKAPAAAAQVLQDNTVMGVIGPSFSGATKAVGQTYGDAGLAMITPSASNGTLQTLGFKTFHRIIPNDNVEGTQGADWLARKGLKKVFVVDDQSDYGKGVADAVDKELKAKGVAVTRQGVDAKTTDYGAIAQSVKSSGAGALFYGGYDAQAALFAKALKAVNYTGITAGGNGVKSSVFTKGAGAAGNGWYFTCGCLDATIAANAKQFTTDYTAAYNTPPSTYSPEAFDATNALIQAIKDAKSKGSVTKATVLTAVNAIDYQGITTEVKFGSDGEPAGATTVSLYTQKNGQIVSVGLLKDQN, encoded by the coding sequence GTGCGGACTCGTTCCCTGGCGAAGATCGCCGTAGTAGGCATTGCGGGCGTTCTCGCCCTCAGCGCGTGCTCGAATTCCAAGACCAACAACGGGGGGCTCGCCGGCAACAGCAGTGGCGGCTCGTCCGCGCCGGCCGGTGGTGGCACGTACACCATCGCCTTCGAGGGCCCGTTGTCCGGTGACAACCAACAGCTCGGCATCAACGAGGTCAACGCCGCCGAGTTGGCGATCAAGCAGGCCAACGCCAAGGGCGACCTCGGCTTCACTTTGAAGCTCCTCAAGGCCGACGACGTCGGTGACCCGTCCAAGGCTCCGGCCGCGGCGGCTCAGGTTCTTCAGGACAACACCGTCATGGGCGTGATCGGGCCGAGCTTCTCCGGCGCGACCAAGGCCGTCGGCCAGACCTACGGTGACGCCGGCCTGGCGATGATCACGCCGTCGGCATCGAACGGAACCCTGCAGACGCTTGGTTTCAAGACCTTCCACCGCATCATCCCCAACGACAACGTCGAAGGCACCCAGGGTGCCGACTGGCTGGCCCGCAAGGGACTCAAGAAGGTCTTCGTCGTCGATGACCAGAGCGACTACGGCAAGGGCGTCGCCGACGCCGTTGACAAGGAGCTCAAGGCCAAGGGCGTTGCCGTTACCCGCCAGGGTGTGGACGCCAAGACCACGGACTACGGTGCAATCGCCCAGTCCGTCAAGTCCTCCGGTGCCGGCGCGCTGTTCTACGGCGGCTACGACGCTCAGGCGGCGCTGTTCGCCAAGGCGCTCAAGGCGGTCAACTACACCGGTATCACCGCTGGTGGTAACGGCGTGAAGTCCTCGGTCTTCACCAAGGGCGCGGGTGCGGCCGGTAACGGTTGGTACTTCACCTGTGGCTGCCTGGACGCGACGATCGCTGCCAACGCCAAGCAGTTCACGACCGACTACACCGCGGCCTACAACACCCCGCCGTCGACGTACTCCCCGGAGGCCTTCGACGCGACCAACGCCCTCATCCAGGCGATCAAGGACGCTAAGTCCAAGGGCAGTGTCACCAAGGCCACCGTCCTGACGGCCGTGAACGCGATCGACTACCAGGGCATCACCACCGAGGTGAAGTTCGGTTCCGACGGTGAACCCGCCGGGGCCACCACGGTGAGCCTCTACACCCAGAAGAACGGCCAGATCGTCTCGGTTGGCCTGCTGAAGGACCAGAACTAG
- a CDS encoding ANTAR domain-containing response regulator — MLIEEGFEVVGEAADGEKAVELAKDLRPDVVICDVKMPKMDGITAAGHIAGARIAPVVILTAFSQRDLIERARDAGAMAYLIKPFHKRDLLPAIEMATSRFAEIRALEAEVSGLQDRLEARKLIERAKGVLMAEHRLSEPEAFRWIQRAAMDKRTTMRAVAELVLTETGHG, encoded by the coding sequence ATGCTGATCGAGGAGGGCTTCGAAGTCGTCGGAGAGGCGGCCGACGGCGAAAAGGCCGTCGAGCTGGCCAAGGACCTGCGCCCCGACGTCGTGATCTGCGACGTGAAGATGCCGAAGATGGACGGCATCACCGCGGCCGGACACATCGCCGGCGCGCGGATCGCCCCCGTGGTCATCCTGACCGCCTTCAGCCAACGCGACCTGATCGAGCGGGCTCGTGACGCGGGGGCCATGGCCTATCTGATCAAACCGTTCCACAAGCGCGATCTGCTGCCTGCGATCGAGATGGCGACCAGCCGCTTCGCCGAGATCCGCGCCCTGGAGGCGGAAGTCTCGGGCCTGCAGGACCGGCTCGAGGCGCGCAAGCTGATCGAGCGGGCCAAGGGTGTGCTGATGGCTGAGCATCGGCTGTCCGAGCCGGAGGCCTTCCGCTGGATCCAACGCGCGGCCATGGACAAGCGCACCACCATGCGCGCGGTCGCCGAGCTGGTTCTGACTGAGACCGGCCACGGCTGA
- a CDS encoding ABC transporter ATP-binding protein has translation MTAVDNSAGARPAQTRDVIYDVDHVTLRFGGVTSLNDVSLKMYRGEILAIIGPNGAGKTSLFNSLTGVYTPQEGSINLAARVGDTPTSVLGAKTHVVNRMGVARTFQNIRLFPALTALENVKVGVETRQKAGPVSAMLGLPWQRREERESTKRAYELLSFVGLTQRANELAGSLAYGEQRRLEIARALGTNPGVILLDEPAAGTNPAEKRDLADLIQRINREDDVSVLLIEHDMKLVMSIAHRLVVLNFGEKIAEGTPEEIQKDPVVIAAYLGTTEDESA, from the coding sequence ATGACCGCAGTCGACAACTCGGCCGGTGCGCGGCCGGCTCAAACCAGAGACGTGATCTACGACGTGGACCATGTCACGCTGCGCTTCGGCGGCGTGACCAGTCTCAACGACGTGTCACTGAAGATGTACCGCGGCGAAATCCTGGCCATCATCGGTCCGAACGGCGCCGGCAAGACATCGCTGTTCAACTCGCTCACCGGGGTCTATACGCCGCAGGAGGGCAGCATCAATCTCGCTGCCCGTGTCGGGGACACACCGACCAGCGTGCTCGGCGCCAAGACCCATGTGGTGAACCGGATGGGTGTGGCGCGGACGTTTCAGAACATCCGTCTCTTCCCGGCTTTGACGGCACTGGAGAACGTGAAGGTGGGTGTGGAGACCAGGCAGAAGGCCGGCCCGGTCTCGGCGATGCTCGGACTGCCGTGGCAGCGCCGAGAGGAGCGCGAGAGCACCAAGCGGGCCTATGAGCTGCTCTCCTTCGTCGGTCTGACCCAACGCGCCAACGAGCTGGCCGGCTCGCTGGCCTACGGTGAGCAGCGCCGGCTGGAGATCGCCCGGGCGCTGGGCACGAACCCCGGCGTCATCCTGCTGGACGAGCCGGCGGCCGGTACCAACCCCGCCGAGAAGCGGGACCTGGCCGACCTGATCCAGCGGATCAACCGGGAAGACGACGTGTCGGTGCTGCTCATCGAGCACGACATGAAACTGGTCATGTCCATCGCGCACCGGCTCGTCGTACTGAACTTCGGGGAGAAGATCGCCGAAGGCACCCCGGAGGAGATCCAGAAGGACCCGGTGGTCATCGCCGCCTACCTCGGCACGACGGAGGATGAGTCAGCATGA
- a CDS encoding branched-chain amino acid ABC transporter permease — MTDFLNYLILGLTRGSMYALIALGYTLVYGVLQLINFAHSEVFMSGAFGSYIVIHAVVGDGKSLPWWGVPFVFILGLGSGAITGAVIAWSLERVAYRPLRRRGAPKLAFLISAIGMSFFLSQLAGKMFNRFTNNQFPPYFQQNREILSIGGASLTVIQATLIVTAVVMMIFLDRLVSGTKLGRSIRGVAEDAPTAALMGINIDKTISRTFIIGGALGGAAGFLFGTAFAFSNIMGFLPGVKAFAAAVLGGIGNIRGAMIGGLLLGVVENLVPTAPWNGHAWIGIGWTDVVAFVVLVLVLVVRPSGILGERLGRAA, encoded by the coding sequence ATGACCGACTTCTTGAACTATCTGATCCTCGGACTAACCCGAGGTTCCATGTACGCGCTGATCGCGCTCGGTTACACCCTCGTCTACGGCGTTCTGCAGCTGATCAACTTCGCTCACTCCGAAGTGTTCATGTCCGGCGCCTTCGGTAGCTACATCGTGATTCATGCCGTGGTGGGCGACGGAAAATCACTGCCGTGGTGGGGCGTTCCCTTCGTCTTCATTCTCGGACTCGGCTCGGGCGCGATCACTGGCGCCGTCATCGCCTGGAGTCTGGAGCGAGTGGCGTATCGGCCACTCAGACGTAGAGGGGCCCCCAAACTAGCCTTCCTGATCAGCGCGATCGGAATGTCGTTCTTCCTGTCCCAGTTGGCCGGCAAGATGTTCAACCGGTTCACCAACAACCAGTTCCCGCCGTACTTCCAGCAGAACCGCGAGATCCTGTCGATCGGCGGCGCGAGTCTGACGGTCATCCAGGCCACTTTGATCGTGACCGCCGTCGTGATGATGATCTTCCTGGATCGGCTGGTCAGCGGTACGAAGCTCGGGCGCAGCATCCGCGGCGTGGCCGAGGATGCGCCGACGGCGGCGCTGATGGGCATCAACATCGACAAGACCATCTCGCGCACCTTCATCATCGGTGGGGCCCTGGGCGGCGCGGCCGGATTCCTGTTCGGCACCGCCTTCGCGTTCTCCAACATCATGGGCTTCCTGCCCGGCGTCAAGGCCTTCGCCGCTGCGGTTCTCGGTGGTATCGGCAACATTCGAGGCGCCATGATCGGCGGCCTGCTGCTCGGCGTCGTGGAGAATCTCGTGCCGACAGCACCGTGGAACGGCCATGCGTGGATCGGTATCGGCTGGACCGATGTCGTCGCCTTCGTCGTACTTGTTCTCGTTTTGGTCGTCCGCCCCAGCGGTATTCTGGGTGAGCGTTTGGGGCGTGCAGCATGA
- a CDS encoding ABC transporter ATP-binding protein encodes MSLLEVDDIEVRYGAIKALKGVSFEVNEGEIVALLGANGAGKTTTQKTVSGMLRPALGQIRYDGRRIDGIPAHELINLGICHVPEGRHVFPRMTVAENLEMGAFRFKKPDEQVLAHVLELFPRMQERYKQLAGTLSGGEQQMLAIGRALMGKPRLLLLDEPSMGLAPLIVKQIFDIVREINNDGVTVLLVEQNAAQALGLANRGYVLETGEIVLTGSGRELLADDRVRAAYLGEEIAS; translated from the coding sequence ATGAGCTTGCTCGAAGTGGACGACATCGAGGTCCGCTACGGCGCGATCAAAGCGCTCAAGGGCGTCTCGTTCGAGGTCAACGAGGGGGAGATCGTCGCCCTGCTCGGCGCCAACGGCGCGGGCAAGACGACCACCCAGAAGACGGTGTCCGGCATGCTGCGGCCCGCGCTGGGCCAGATTCGCTACGACGGTCGGCGCATCGACGGAATCCCGGCGCACGAGTTGATCAACCTGGGAATCTGTCACGTTCCCGAGGGGCGGCACGTGTTCCCGAGGATGACGGTGGCCGAGAACCTCGAGATGGGCGCCTTCCGGTTCAAGAAGCCGGACGAGCAGGTGCTGGCCCACGTGCTCGAGCTCTTCCCGCGAATGCAGGAACGCTACAAGCAGCTGGCCGGCACGCTGTCCGGCGGCGAGCAGCAGATGCTGGCGATCGGGCGTGCGCTTATGGGCAAACCGCGGTTGCTGCTGCTGGACGAGCCGTCGATGGGCCTGGCTCCGCTGATCGTGAAGCAGATCTTCGATATCGTCCGCGAGATCAACAACGACGGGGTAACCGTCCTGCTGGTCGAGCAGAACGCGGCGCAGGCCCTGGGGTTGGCCAACCGTGGCTACGTCCTGGAGACCGGCGAGATCGTGCTCACCGGAAGCGGGCGGGAACTGCTCGCCGACGACCGGGTGAGGGCCGCTTACCTGGGCGAGGAGATCGCTTCGTAG
- a CDS encoding branched-chain amino acid ABC transporter permease produces MSSPHVKRFGGCMALAFVLALMIGNQEGSQNDYGLAFRQAIFSPRIGLFVLIGVLVFVAMTFWPYITPYLLRPGVRPLAVGAITVLASQTLLKWSDDGRVGNGKFSSVASQAANTSGLAPTAKLFFSNYLSWILFVVVFGLASAAILLSQRILAWVAAGLAVVGGIWGYTAQGSVRDFLGTPDHSLGGGVLLIGYLTIAAAATATALAKSDVADSRAFLNRLLAWRPGMPLVALGLLVGAIGFVQATWFSPQGSNQTLSDAKTYFEGNGLANLAFQYLAWLGYALFVVTLGLAAAATYLRHRILGLAAALIGAVALLLTLITMYDMTDLAAAAGVDGATGPWQNLGSGGWMACAAFFVLAGAGLVAAGVGSRTESVEDAAPAAQSSDTLSRSFSATGSSKVFLFAILAAALFYPPTATGFWQKVLVSEIGIYVLLAIGLNVVVGWAGLLDLGFIAFYAIGSYTTAYLTGALPHRPPSWLHLSPLLAIPFAIAICLIAGVALGAPTLRLRGDYLAIVTLGFGEIIRITANNNPGNVTNGPKGAFGIPHPKINLGPLKFTWGQNNLQYWYLLLVLIVIVVVLFNRLEASRLGRAWAAIREDEIAAQATGINTTRVKLLAFAIGASTSGVAGVFFASQIGYINPENFVLNNSILVVAYVVFGGMGSLPGAMAGAAVLTWLPEFLKDQVPAEDRQMWIGAVVLLMMIFRPAGLIPARRRAAELRGLHTNASSEVSAVPEGEGMGVTA; encoded by the coding sequence TTGTCCTCCCCGCATGTCAAGCGCTTCGGCGGGTGCATGGCTCTGGCCTTCGTGCTCGCCTTGATGATCGGCAATCAGGAAGGCTCGCAGAACGACTACGGGCTGGCCTTCCGGCAGGCGATCTTCTCGCCGCGCATCGGTCTGTTCGTTCTCATCGGCGTGCTGGTCTTCGTCGCGATGACGTTCTGGCCGTACATCACTCCTTACCTGCTGCGTCCGGGCGTGCGTCCACTCGCGGTCGGCGCGATCACGGTGTTGGCCTCGCAGACATTGCTGAAGTGGTCCGATGACGGCCGGGTCGGCAACGGCAAGTTCAGTTCGGTCGCCAGTCAAGCCGCCAACACCAGTGGCCTGGCGCCGACGGCGAAGTTGTTCTTCTCCAACTACCTGTCCTGGATCCTGTTCGTGGTCGTGTTCGGCCTGGCCAGCGCGGCGATTCTGTTGTCGCAGCGGATCCTGGCCTGGGTCGCCGCCGGCCTCGCGGTCGTCGGGGGAATCTGGGGTTACACCGCCCAGGGATCGGTTCGGGACTTCCTCGGGACTCCGGACCACTCGCTCGGCGGCGGCGTTCTGCTGATCGGCTACCTGACCATCGCGGCGGCCGCTACGGCCACGGCGCTGGCCAAGTCGGACGTCGCCGACAGCCGCGCATTCCTGAACCGCCTTCTGGCGTGGCGACCAGGCATGCCGCTGGTGGCGCTCGGGCTGCTCGTCGGGGCCATCGGATTCGTGCAGGCGACCTGGTTCTCCCCGCAGGGGTCGAACCAGACGCTGTCCGACGCCAAGACGTACTTCGAGGGGAACGGACTGGCCAATCTCGCCTTCCAGTACCTGGCGTGGCTCGGATACGCGCTGTTCGTCGTGACGCTCGGTCTGGCCGCCGCTGCGACGTATCTGCGCCACCGCATCCTCGGCCTGGCCGCCGCCCTGATCGGCGCGGTGGCGCTGCTGCTGACGTTGATCACGATGTACGACATGACGGATCTGGCCGCCGCTGCGGGAGTGGACGGCGCGACCGGCCCATGGCAGAACCTGGGTTCCGGCGGCTGGATGGCCTGCGCGGCGTTCTTCGTCCTGGCCGGTGCCGGGCTGGTGGCCGCCGGAGTCGGGTCGAGGACCGAGTCGGTCGAAGACGCCGCACCGGCCGCGCAGTCCTCGGACACGCTGAGCCGATCCTTCAGTGCAACCGGCAGTTCCAAGGTGTTCCTGTTCGCCATCCTGGCGGCCGCCCTGTTCTACCCGCCGACGGCGACCGGTTTCTGGCAGAAGGTGCTGGTCTCCGAGATCGGCATCTACGTCCTGCTCGCCATCGGGTTGAACGTCGTGGTCGGCTGGGCCGGCCTGCTCGACCTCGGGTTCATCGCCTTCTACGCGATCGGCTCGTACACAACGGCGTACCTGACCGGTGCGCTACCACACCGACCCCCGTCGTGGCTTCACCTGAGCCCGTTGCTGGCCATTCCCTTCGCGATCGCCATCTGCCTCATCGCCGGTGTGGCCTTGGGTGCACCAACGCTGAGATTGCGCGGGGACTATCTGGCCATCGTGACGCTGGGCTTCGGTGAGATCATCCGGATCACGGCCAACAACAACCCCGGAAACGTGACCAACGGGCCCAAGGGAGCCTTCGGTATTCCGCACCCGAAGATCAACCTCGGCCCGCTGAAGTTCACCTGGGGACAGAACAACCTGCAGTACTGGTACCTGCTCCTGGTCCTGATCGTCATCGTCGTGGTGTTGTTCAACCGGTTGGAAGCCTCCCGGCTGGGACGGGCCTGGGCCGCTATTCGCGAAGACGAGATCGCCGCCCAGGCCACCGGTATCAACACCACCCGGGTGAAGTTGCTGGCCTTCGCGATCGGGGCCTCGACCTCCGGCGTGGCCGGCGTGTTCTTCGCATCGCAGATCGGCTACATCAACCCGGAGAACTTCGTCCTGAACAACTCGATCCTCGTCGTCGCCTACGTGGTCTTCGGTGGCATGGGTTCGTTGCCGGGCGCGATGGCCGGTGCGGCGGTGCTGACGTGGTTGCCGGAGTTCCTCAAGGACCAGGTTCCGGCCGAGGACCGCCAGATGTGGATCGGCGCGGTCGTGCTGTTGATGATGATCTTCCGTCCGGCCGGCCTCATTCCGGCTCGGCGGCGCGCGGCGGAACTGAGAGGGCTGCACACGAATGCGTCCTCGGAGGTCAGCGCGGTTCCCGAAGGAGAAGGCATGGGGGTGACGGCATGA
- a CDS encoding hotdog fold thioesterase, which translates to MISPSQQALLDSIDERWRDRNELLVDKLGIEIIDTDPSRFSGTMPVAGNRQPYGLLHGGASAVLAETLGSYAAALHAGPDNIAVGVELNCSHHRSATDGLVTGVCTPLHVGRTMSSFEIVITDERGRRTCTARLTCAVRPAHQAGLAGPA; encoded by the coding sequence ATGATCTCTCCTTCCCAACAGGCCCTTCTGGATTCCATCGACGAGCGCTGGCGCGACCGGAACGAGCTCCTGGTCGACAAGCTGGGAATCGAGATCATCGACACCGATCCGTCCCGGTTCAGCGGCACGATGCCGGTGGCCGGAAACCGGCAGCCCTACGGCCTGCTGCACGGAGGCGCGTCGGCGGTACTGGCCGAGACCCTTGGCTCCTACGCGGCGGCGCTGCACGCCGGACCCGACAACATCGCCGTTGGCGTCGAACTCAACTGCAGTCACCACCGCTCGGCCACGGACGGCCTGGTCACCGGCGTGTGCACGCCTTTGCACGTCGGTCGGACGATGTCCAGCTTCGAGATCGTCATCACCGACGAGCGGGGCCGGCGTACCTGCACCGCGCGGCTGACCTGTGCCGTGCGCCCGGCCCACCAGGCCGGCTTGGCCGGGCCGGCCTGA
- a CDS encoding acyl-CoA thioesterase, with the protein MTAEVDLNTLSGAPPAGQAVVDGLVNLLDLEAIEENIFRGVSPQVSFQRVFGGQVAGQALVAAGRTVEAGRAVHSLHSYFIRPGDPAVPIIYTVERVRDGHSFSVRRVVAVQHGQPIFTLSASFQLPQGGIDHSAPMPDVPRPESLPTLTERFIGFDDLWSVVGHIPQPFDIRYVDDPPWVQRAQGPRENSPHRIWLRTNGVLPADPLVHVCAVTFASDMNLLDSVLIHHGLAARLDPISMASLDHAMWFHRGFRADEWLLYISESPSAAGGRGLATGRFFTQDGRHVVSVAQEGMIRLPNVTEQFS; encoded by the coding sequence GTGACCGCTGAGGTTGATCTCAACACGCTGTCCGGCGCCCCGCCGGCCGGCCAAGCCGTAGTCGACGGGCTCGTCAACCTCCTCGATCTGGAAGCGATCGAGGAGAACATCTTCCGGGGCGTCAGCCCGCAGGTCTCGTTCCAGCGCGTCTTCGGCGGGCAGGTAGCGGGGCAGGCGCTGGTGGCCGCCGGTCGCACGGTCGAGGCCGGCCGGGCCGTCCACTCGCTGCATTCGTACTTCATCCGACCCGGTGACCCGGCGGTGCCGATCATCTACACCGTGGAACGGGTCCGCGACGGGCACTCGTTCTCGGTCCGCCGGGTGGTGGCGGTGCAGCACGGCCAGCCGATCTTCACGTTGTCGGCCTCCTTCCAGCTGCCTCAGGGCGGCATCGACCACAGTGCACCGATGCCGGACGTGCCGCGGCCGGAGTCGCTGCCGACGCTGACCGAACGTTTCATCGGCTTCGACGATCTGTGGTCGGTCGTGGGGCATATCCCGCAGCCGTTCGACATCCGCTACGTCGACGACCCGCCGTGGGTACAGCGCGCCCAGGGTCCGCGGGAGAATTCCCCGCACCGCATCTGGCTCCGTACGAACGGGGTCCTGCCGGCCGACCCGCTGGTGCACGTCTGCGCGGTCACGTTCGCCTCCGACATGAACCTGCTCGACTCGGTGCTGATCCACCACGGGCTGGCAGCGCGGCTCGATCCCATCTCGATGGCCTCGCTGGACCACGCGATGTGGTTCCACCGCGGGTTCCGGGCCGACGAGTGGCTGTTGTACATCTCGGAATCGCCCTCGGCCGCGGGTGGGCGAGGTCTGGCCACCGGCCGCTTCTTCACCCAGGACGGACGCCACGTGGTCAGCGTCGCGCAGGAGGGCATGATCCGATTGCCCAACGTGACCGAGCAGTTCTCCTAG